One stretch of Candida orthopsilosis Co 90-125, chromosome 3 draft sequence DNA includes these proteins:
- a CDS encoding late-stage biofilm-induced gene in C. albicans translates to MVADALKSFSTNVGSHIKDAYKTTESEVTHFSHTFKDKVTFYHRDYDQDDELVKNYKHEIKQARSGLGHLISQTNQVYKRLIPHMMSLNIKVVRDFQSLIGPDSLQFKDIEKYYHEFDLFQAEQEVPHVHPKERQFSIEGVNEQLFQYMQSTFALKYELEGECIEFLDSTVPKIQSMKKRLKETLKLIKRRDRKRDDQDRLERKIDKLNQKKPPLTEKEEANLTKLQREFEEVDIEFKVLNDKTTTILPHIMSFLDEFLESITQLLILKQESIYGRIVKSFKYFATFYGLIYEEVPTYEEILNQWESDITSTRLQIESFITILQNSKADLLNVEIDDEDKSSKTYKFYHKLSNKIFDKTHTVKPKDLAAGMFNDTTEADPIVAFEKYNNPQANQAESYHPRKILGIDDVVVEKTVGFQPELPPRPALASFKSMQQTTQASSRVYYSQSAANSMESLSLNSDDDTVISDSSSVSSVPTHSLSGYTNGDISVDKELRKIYNAAKNEIKVAPTLLSDFKITPEAETPTSKLTDAHKLALLDHFYHKLDSLKRTTKIAKYDFVGVEVGDLSFKKGDTIEIVFDLQNVDTLYQQNNLNWLVAIIPQEDNEDYRIGFVPNNYV, encoded by the coding sequence ATGGTTGCTGatgctttgaaatcattttcCACCAATGTTGGATCGCATATAAAGGATGCCTATAAAACCACCGAATCAGAAGTGACCCATTTCTCCCATACTTTCAAGGATAAAGTCACATTCTACCATAGAGATTATGATCAAGATGATGAACTAGTAAAGAATTACAAGCATGAGATTAAACAAGCAAGACTGGGTCTTGGTCATCTTATTTCACAAACGAATCAAGTTTACAAACGATTGATACCTCATATGATGTCATTGAATATTAAAGTTGTACGTGATTTTCAATCACTAATTGGCCCTGACTCATTACAATTTAAAGATATTGAGAAATACTATCACgagtttgatttgtttcaagCAGAGCAAGAAGTGCCACACGTCCATCCTAAGGAGAGACAGTTTTCAATCGAAGGTGTTAATGAGCAATTGTTTCAGTACATGCAATCAACATTTGCACTCAAGTACGAACTAGAAGGTGAATGCATTGAATTTCTAGACTCCACTGTACCCAAAATccaatcaatgaaaaagagGTTGAAAGAgactttgaaattaatcAAGAGGAGAGATCGTAAACGTGATGATCAAGACAGATTagagagaaaaattgacaaactaaatcaaaagaaaccaCCATTGactgaaaaagaagaagccaATTTGACAAAGCTTCAAcgtgaatttgaagaggtagacattgaattcaaagtattgaatgataaaacaacaaccattTTACCGCATATAATGTCATTTTTGGACGAATTTCTTGAATCTATAACACAGTTGCTCATCCTAAAACAGGAAAGCATTTATGGTAGAATTGTGAAGAgtttcaaatactttgcTACTTTTTATGGCTTGATTTATGAGGAAGTTCCCACTTATGAGGAGATTTTAAACCAATGGGAACTGGACATAACTTCTACCAGATTACAGATTGAATCATTTATCACCATTTTACAAAACTCAAAGGCTGATTTGTTAAATGTGGAAATCGATGATGAGGACAAGTCACTGAAGACATACAAGTTTTATCACAAGTTGTCCaataaaatatttgataaaactcATACGGTAAAGCCGAAAGACTTGGCGGCTGGTATGTTTAATGATACTACCGAAGCTGATCCAATCGTAGCgtttgaaaagtataaCAACCCACAGGCCAATCAAGCGGAGTCGTACCACCCAAGAAAGATATTAGGTAtcgatgatgttgttgtggaGAAAACTGTCGGCTTTCAACCAGAACTCCCCCCTCGACCAGCACTTGCTTCATTTAAGTCTATGCAACAGACCACACAAGCATCATCTCGAGTGTATTACTCACAAAGTGCGGCCAATTCAATGGAATCGTTGTCGTTGAatagtgatgatgatacaGTTATATCCGACTCGTCCCTGGTTAGTTCGGTACCCACTCATTCATTATCAGGATATACAAATGGAGATATTTCCGTAGACAAGGAGTTGCGGAAAATATACAATGCCGCCAAGAATGAGATCAAAGTGGCACCAACACTTTTATCCGATTTTAAAATTACACCTGAAGCCGAAACTCCTACATCAAAATTAACTGATGCTCACAAACTCGCGTTACTTGATCATTTTTACCACAAATTGGACTCCTTAAAACGAACTACCAAGATTGCCAAGTACGATTTTGTTGGGGTTGAAGTAGGCGAtttatctttcaaaaagggTGACActattgaaattgtatttgatttgCAAAATGTCGATACGTTGTACCAGCAAAACAATCTAAACTGGTTAGTTGCAATAATTCCACAAGAGGATAACGAAGATTATAGAATAGGGTTCGTACCTAATAATTACGTGTAA
- a CDS encoding Ilv2 acetolactate synthase: MLSRHFSRCCSKRSTHNLYLAIRSQTRSISKINHHNAAQATTASRPQPSPAFNISDAESPSSPQPKSLSKQQRREKREQAMDDSFIGLTGGEIFHEMMLRHNVDTVFGYAGGAILPVFDAIYNSEKFKFVLPRHEQGAGHMAEGYARASGKPGVVLVTSGPGATNVITPMADALMDGVPLVVFTGQVPTSAIGTDAFQEADVIGISRSCTKWNVMVKNVAELPRRINEAFEIATTGRPGPVLVDLPKDVTASILRESIPINTTLPSNALSTITKKAVSEFTTEAIKRSADILNKAKKPIIYCGGGILNHEDGPKLLKELADKANIPVTTTLQGLGAFDQRDPKSLDMLGMHGSAAANTAIQNADCIIALGARFDDRVTGNIAKFAPEAKLAAAENRGGILHFEISPKNINKVVEATEAVEGDVTANLRKFIPLINQVESRPEWFKKIDEWKEHYPYSYQVETPGSKIKPQTLIKEISEQSMNYDKDVYVTTGVGQHQMWAAQHWTWTKPRTMITSGGLGTMGYGLPAAIGAQVAKPDAIVIDIDGDASFNMTLTELSSAVQAGAPVKVCVLNNEEQGMVTQWQSLFYEHRYSHTHQANPDFMKLADAMGVKGIRISTQEELKSGIKEFLDCQEPVLLEVMVEKKVPVLPMVPAGKALDDFILWDSETEKQQNALRKQRTGGLY, from the coding sequence ATGCTTTCACGTCATTTCTCAAGGTGCTGTAGCAAAAGATCTACACACAATCTATATCTTGCCATAAGATCTCAAACGAGATCAATCTCAAAGataaatcatcataatGCAGCTCAAGCTACCACTGCATCCAGACCACAACCATCACCCGCTTTCAATATATCAGATGCTGAGTCACCATCCCTGCCACAGCCAAAGAGCCtctcaaaacaacaacgtCGTGAAAAGAGGGAGCAAGCTATGGATGATTCCTTTATTGGGTTAACTGGTGGTGAAATTTTCCATGAAATGATGTTGAGACATAATGTTGACACTGTTTTCGGATACGCTGGTGGTGCTATATTGCCTGTTTTCGATGCTATTTATAACTCAGAAAAATTCAAGTTTGTTTTACCAAGGCATGAACAAGGTGCAGGTCATATGGCTGAAGGTTATGCTAGGGCTAGTGGGAAGCCAGGTGTTGTTTTAGTTACCTCTGGTCCTGGTGCCACTAATGTCATTACTCCAATGGCTGATGCTTTGATGGATGGTGTTCCATTGGTTGTATTTACTGGTCAAGTGCCAACTAGTGCTATTGGTACTGATGCTTTCCAAGAAGCCGATGTGATTGGTATCTCAAGATCTTGTACCAAATGGAATGTTATGGTTAAAAACGTAGCAGAATTACCAAGAAGAATAAATGAGGCGTTTGAAATTGCCACTACTGGTAGACCCGGTCCCgttttggttgatttgcCAAAAGATGTTACGGCTTCAATTTTGAGAGAATCTATTCCTATAAATACCACATTACCATCAAATGCTTTGAGTACAATAACCAAAAAGGCTGTCTCTGAATTCACCACCGAGGCTATAAAGAGATCTGCTGATATCTTAAACAAAGCTAAGAAACCAATCATTTActgtggtggtggtataTTGAACCATGAAGATGGTCCTAAGTTACTAAAAGAGTTGGCTGATAAAGCAAATATTCCTGTAACCACAACCCTACAAGGTTTAGGTgcttttgatcaaagagATCCAAAATCGTTGGATATGTTGGGTATGCATGGATCAGCAGCTGCAAACACTGCCATTCAAAATGCCGATTGTATTATAGCTCTCGGTGCTAGATTTGATGACAGAGTCACCGGTAATATTGCCAAATTTGCTCCAGAAGCCAAATTAGCCGCTGCTGAAAACAGGGGTGGTATCTtgcattttgaaatttcaccaaagaACATCAACAAGGTTGTCGAAGCTACTGAAGCAGTTGAAGGTGATGTTACTGCCAATTTGCGTAAATTTATCCCACTTATAAATCAAGTTGAGTCAAGACCCGAATGGtttaaaaagattgatgaatggAAAGAACATTATCCGTACTCATATCAAGTGGAAACACCAGGATCCAAGATCAAACCTCAAACTTTGATTAAGGAGATTTCTGAACAATCAATGAATTACGACAAAGATGTTTACGTTACCACTGGTGTTGGTCAACATCAAATGTGGGCAGCACAGCATTGGACTTGGACCAAGCCTAGAACTATGATTACTTCAGGTGGTTTGGGAACTATGGGTTATGGTTTACCTGCTGCTATTGGTGCTCAAGTTGCTAAACCAGATGCCATTGTTATTGATATCGATGGTGATGCTTCCTTCAATATGACCTTGACTGAATTATCATCTGCTGTACAAGCTGGTGCACCAGTTAAAGTTTGTGTTTTGAACAATGAAGAACAAGGGATGGTTACTCAATGGCAATCATTATTTTATGAACACAGATACTCCCACACCCATCAAGCCAACCCTGATTTCATGAAATTGGCAGATGCCATGGGTGTTAAAGGTATCAGAATTTCAActcaagaagaattgaaactgGGTATTAAAGAATTTTTGGATTGCCAAGAACCTGTTTTGTTGGAGGTCATggttgaaaagaaagttcCCGTTTTACCAATGGTCCCAGCGGGTAAAGCCTTGGATGACTTTATCTTGTGGGATTCTGAAActgaaaaacaacaaaatgcATTAAGAAAGCAAAGAACTGGTGGGTTGTATTAA
- a CDS encoding malate permease, with amino-acid sequence MSPTEQDNYSDVGPELDVSLTHTNTTTSSSKITSDQTAMSGVENDKQLNGEEDFGLTPDVKDEEQPYKSTRLTIRQFLKKELIDDFHPCYFVSFLGCGITGNIFYGFPYKARWLEVCGIIFFCITVFFFIVTSVMCVLSCWFYPRRMALYIHDYSHSLYFAVYSMGFSTIINGVNLLTQGRYPIFLWVLWWIGVVLAVMNTAVIFFFSFLSKFSAHRIADINASIFMPVVCCCVVSSPGHLIAPELETRNQKIITEVTALMLFFISIMLFHGVGAIFMVRLILCKIPSTSQIFTQFLPIGFVGQSSYSIMLFGNNMYDFIPDDALAKAFLVPSALGAYLLLAGGYIYLFIAIASCMSKSSPFAKNHDPDWTTKRFGLIKWNKGWWTMTFPVGTMSLANNEISKGVAGYNFLFFKVMSAIIGASLFIICIINLIGLSYCIWERFYKAFFIKDHIDKVNQKV; translated from the coding sequence ATGTCACCAACAGAGCAAGATAACTATTCTGATGTTGGACCTGAGCTAGATGTATCTTTGACCCACACAAATACGACGacctcatcttcaaaaatcaCCCTGGATCAAACAGCAATGAGtggtgttgaaaatgacaagCAACTTAatggagaagaagattttgGACTCACCCCTGATGTAaaagatgaagaacaaCCTTATAAATCTACACGTTTAACAATACGACAGTTTCTAAAAAAAGAGctcattgatgatttccATCCCTGCTACTTTGTCTCATTTTTGGGATGTGGGATAACGGGTAACATATTCTATGGCTTCCCTTATAAAGCTCGTTGGCTAGAGGTTTGTGGaattatatttttttgcatcaccgtattctttttcattgtcaCAAGTGTCATGTGTGTTTTGAGTTGTTGGTTCTACCCTCGGCGGATGGCACTTTACATCCATGATTATAGTCATTCGCTATACTTCGCAGTATATTCAATGGGGTTCAGTACGATTATAAATGGAGTGAATCTACTAACGCAAGGTCGATATCCCATTTTCTTATGGGTTTTATGGTGGATAGGCGTGGTTCTCGCGGTCATGAACACGGCAGTCatattcttcttttcattcttgTCGAAATTCAGTGCTCATAGAATTGCCGATATTAATGCCAGTATCTTTATGCCggttgtttgttgttgcgtTGTCTCTTCACCTGGCCATCTTATTGCTCCTGAATTGGAAACACGCAATCAAAAGATCATCACTGAGGTAACTGCACTCATGTTGTTTTTCATATCGATTATGCTTTTTCATGGAGTTGGTGCCATTTTCATGGTTAGATTGATTCTTTGCAAAATACCAAGCACGTCACAAATTTTCACGCAGTTCTTACcaattggttttgttggtCAAAGCAGTTACAGTATAATGCTATTTGGTAACAACATGTACGATTTTATTCCAGACGATGCATTAGCTAAAGCGTTTTTGGTTCCATCAGCATTAGGTGCATATCTTCTATTAGCAGGAGGGTACatttatttattcattgCTATTGCATCCTGTATGTCCAAAAGCTCTCCATTTGCCAAGAACCATGACCCTGACTGGACAACAAAGAGATTTGGCTTGATCAAATGGAATAAAGGTTGGTGGACAATGACTTTTCCGGTTGGTACAATGTCACTTGCAAACAATGAAATATCCAAAGGTGTTGCAGGttataattttttattttttaaagTCATGAGTGCTATAATTGGCGCCTCATTATTCATTATTTGTATTATTAACTTGATTGGATTGAGCTATTGTATATGGGAAAGGTTTTACAAAGCATTTTTTATTAAAGATCACATTGACAAAGTAAATCAGAAAGTATAG